The sequence below is a genomic window from Dehalococcoidia bacterium.
AGGTTCAATCCGAGCCCGGCACACTCGAATACACCCTCAACCGGGGAGAAAAGAATACCGGCTGCTTTTTCATCTATGAAAAATACACCGACCGAAAAGCGTTTGATGCTCACACGGCCACACCGCACTTCCAGGAGTTGTCCAAGAAATTGGGGGGCTTGGTGGATGGAGCCCCTGATCTGGAGTTCTTTGAACAAATCAGCGCCATCAAGCCGAAGTA
It includes:
- a CDS encoding putative quinol monooxygenase, producing the protein MFIVKAIMPKVQSEPGTLEYTLNRGEKNTGCFFIYEKYTDRKAFDAHTATPHFQELSKKLGGLVDGAPDLEFFEQISAIKPK